The Columba livia isolate bColLiv1 breed racing homer chromosome 2, bColLiv1.pat.W.v2, whole genome shotgun sequence genome includes the window TACTACATTGGAATTAAACCAAAAACTAAGTCTGATGCAGGAGCTGTAAAGTTTCAGACTGAAATCTGTCTTCTTTAGAACAGGAAAAATCTTTAGTCATACTTAGTTATGGTAAGAAAGGCTTCAGGTACCTCCCAGAAAAACATCATATActtaaaattcaaacaaaactATACTTTTATTGTTATGTTTATAGCATCATAATTCTAGAAGGAGATTGCACAAAAAGTCTAAAAGTATTCTGGAGCAAAGCAGGAAGCCTGTCTCCCAAGGCTCACTTCTAGCCAGTTACCTTTATGAGCTGAAATACTGCATTTGCTCTCCACTTGATAGGATTTTAAGGAAAAGGAGAGTAAAGTTATCACAGTGAAGAGTTGACTAAGAACTAATTGGGCTCCACAAATAAATGAGCTTCTTGAATTTAAGGCTTTATACTTTTTATATACAAGACCAAAATGTCTTGGggaaacaaggcaaggacagTTGCTTTGCAAATAACTACTTTCTATTAAATGTATCAGATCATGGACCTGTCAATAAAAACATGCTTCCAATATTACACTTGCTCTTTTACAATGCAAAACATATAAATCTGGACATGGTTGGCTTTCTTAGATATATTTAGTGCATCATTCCATGTCACAGTTACACAAATAAACAGAATCATacaacagtttgggttggaagggaccttcaaaggtcatctagtccaacccacctgcaatgagcagggacatctgcaactagatcaggttgctcagagccccgtccagcctggcctgggatgtcttcagggatggggcatctaccacctctctgggcaacctgggccagtgtttcaccaccctcgctgtaaaaaatttcttcctcctgtctagtctgaatctcccctcctttagtttaaaactgttaccccttgtcctctcGCAACAATtactgctaaaaagtctgtttccatctttcttacaggcctctttttaagtactgaaaggctacCATAAGGTCCCCctagagccttctccaggctgaacaaccccaactctctcagcctgtcctcgtagaaataaaagaaatataacaGAAATTACATGGAGAATTCTAACATTGCTAAATTTCAGGAGAACACTAAAACTACTTCATAGGACTACCTTACACAGCAGCTTGAGAACACATCAGCTGCACACTACAACATTTAAGAAGACACAGTAACATAATTTCAACTTTTTTTGAGTTGAGAATTGAGGTAGTATTACATTAGAGATGTACCAGtcaaatatatttgtttatacTGAGTCTTGTTAGGAGCTCACAGAGCACTTAAGTGCTTGTGGTTTTGCCCTGACTTCCAGGTGAAATGTCAGATGTTATaacaagctatttttttttcttttttttttgacagagaAGAGTAATAAATCATAATTTCACAATCCTGTAAGTTAGCTAAGTCACAGGTACTACAAAGAGGAGAATACTAGTTACTAAATAACTCATGGTAAGGCTATTCAGCACaatctttttcttctgagagGTACTGGAAGGCAGTGTATTTAAAGAGTTATTGAGTAATAACTGTGTTTTCTACTGTGCATTACCATCAGGGCCCCACATTCCTGTTAGTAAATCATGAATCCAGGGAAAATgtaggttccatctgaatatgaggagaaacttctttaccttgagggtgccagagcactggaacaggctgcccagagaggctgtggtgTCTCCtcttctggagacattcaagacccgcctggacacactcctgtgtgatctgctctgggtgaacctgctttagcagtgGGGTGGACcaaatgatctccagaggtcaatTCCAACCcgaaccactctgtgattctgtgaaaaagcaATGGCAGAGGCAGGCCTGCACGCCTGGGCTCCTGATGTGCCCACAGCCGTCCCATGGCAGTTGGGGTTCAGCTTCAACCCCAGCCTTGGCCTCCTGCAGCTTGGGCGGCCTGGCCCTGGGACACCACTCACTGCGCTGCTGCCCACCCGAAGCAGTGCCTGAGGCGGGCACTGCCCTGgccagccagcacagcttcaccaGGCCTCAGCCGAGCCTCGGGCTGTGAGACGGCCTGTAAGGAAAGTACACCtcatagaatgtcctgggttggaagggacccacaaggatcatcgagcccaacccctgtccctgcatgtgacaaccccacagttcacaccatgtgtctgagggtgttgtccagtctcttcttgaacactgtcaggcttggggctgtgacacctccctggggagcctgttccagtgctccaccaccctctgggggaagaaccttttcctcatgtccaacctaaacctcccttggcacatcttcctggCATTCCCTCGGTGCAGATTTTTATTCCCCGAGGGGAAAAGCCGGCCTTTGAACAAGCAGCCCCACCTCGGCCGAACCGGCGTGTCTCCAGTCAGAAGCTGTCGCTACCGTCACCGGCCGCGCCGGGCGGGAGACCCTCCCGCGTGCCCCTCCCGCCGGCCCGCCCGTACCTTCTGGAGCACCCGGTCGAAGCCCTGCGACTCCACCATGTACTTCATAGCCTGCTTCAAGGACTCCACCGTCAACCCCATGCTGCCCTCCCGCCCGGCGGTCACCCGCCCGCGCCCCGGAACCACAACCCCGGCGGGAGGAGCTTCCTCCCggcttcctcctgcagctccccgCCCGTGGAAGCCATGGAGGCGGTGGCGAtggggcggcgggaggaggaCAAGGAGGGCCGGTGCCCGCAGGCAGGGAGGGAACCACCGCTGCCGGCGGAGAAGGCGAAAGAGGAGAACGAGTTGCACCTCGCCAAGCGGAGGAAAGTGCTGTGCTCCGAGTTTGCCGCCATCACCAGCAGCGACGCGGCGGTGGCGCGCAGCTTCTTGGCCGACAACGACTGGCACTTGCAGGTACGcccggaggcggcggcgggaccGCGGGGCTGTCCCGGTGGTGGCGGCAGCCCCTTCCCCGCCGTCTGcctctgtgtttcagagggCGCTGAACGCCTATTTCGAGCCGCCgctggaggaggaaaaggaggaagatgtGGATGTGGAGAAGGCGGCGGCGGGTGGGGTGCAGCCAGCCTGCCCCGGGCCCGGCAGCTGGTACGTGACACCTGAggagagccacaaagatgattaagggagtggagcatctgccTTATGCGGAAAggatgagggagctggggctctttagcttggagagaagaggagactgagaggtgacctcattaatgtttataaatatgtaaagggtgagtgtcacgaggatggagccaggctcttctcggtgacaaccaatggtaggacaaggggcaatgggtacaaactggaacacaggaggttccacctaaatatgagaagaaacttcttttcagtaagggtatcagaacactgtaacaggctgcccagggggtttgtggagtctccctctctggagacattcaaaacccacctggacaccttcctgtgtaacctcatctgggtgttcctgctccagcagggggattggactggatgatctcttgaggtctcttccaatccctaacattctgtgatactgtgatgtgaCAGGCAGCGGCTCGGGGGCGCCCGGGCTGGCGGGGTGAGGGGAGCGGTGCCCCCGCAGCTCCCGGTTGTAGGCAGGTTCCTCTCCGCAGGGGGGGTGCAGGGCCCCCGCACCCACGGAGAGGCACCTCCCGGGTCCTAGCGTCCCCCTCCCCGGGAGCAGCGCTCCGCTCTCCACCTGACCCGGCACTTCTGCTGAGCTGTGATGGGGCAGATGGTTTCCATGCCTCGCCCTTAAGTTTCCGCCCTGGTTCTCGTTGTTTCCCAAGGCTGCCCCCTTCGAGGGGAACAGCCACCTTCTCTTGAGAAGATGCCCCATCACTCTGTGGATGCTTCAGCTGCCTTCCTCTGGGCTAGCAGATGGGGAGCCTTTTGGGGAAGGGACAgggtcattttctttttatggtcTTGCCTTGTGCAGCTATACATATGCAGATGTTACTGTACATGCACACACTTGTATAAGTGTAAACTGAGCATAGATGTCATATACTAGATGTATTTATacttctgtaaataaaattgACAGGTACTTGCACACCTTGTTAAATATACCTGTGGAAGTTATGATCACAACATACCTGTGGGGCATACCAAGGGTGTGTGTGGAATTGAGCTTTTACAGATCTCTGTCATTCGCAGTCCCAAGGGAAGCTTTTTGTCCGGTAGATTTGTTTATTACAGACTTGCATGGTGTGTAGGAGAGCCCTTATGATCTTTATAGTTATGAGTAAGAGGTATTTGATAACAGCATACCTGGTTTTGCTTGATATGTATGTATGAAAAATGCAAGCCTGCTGAGTGTTAGCATTGGTCTCTAGGTAGTCTGTGATGAGTCAGAATACATCCCTATCAAATTGGCAgcgcttttttcttttctgtcctctttctgtctttccactCTGGGTTCTGTCTTGAGCTGTTGTATGCAGCATATGTTGGGAGGGAGGACTATTTGGAGATCTCCCAGTCAGAGGAAGATTACACAGACTTTCGTATTTCATCTCAAAATCCTTCAGGTTACaatgtaaatataaaaaatagtCATGGAAATATTGGAGGCGTATACTGTGTTATTTACCTACTTAAATATCCATTAGCTTcctctcttttgcttttgtttttctgttgagtTTAAATTACATGAGCATGGTAGTGCAATCTTACATTGTTTGTGCAGCACCCAGTATAAAACCAGTGCTAAGTTATAGGGAATAGATTTGTTTTGGTTCAAGACCTTGTTTTCATGTGTGTGTACAAATTCTgcctttaaaaccaaaactctAACATCCCAGCTTCACCAAAATACAGTTTGTCTAGTCTTAGCTATGCtatttactgtattttgttACAGAGTTTCCCTTCACTCAGGGAATTTACATTGGATCAGTGCTGTGGTTTAACCGCAGTGGGTAGCTCAGCCCCACACAACCACTTAATCTCTTCTTCCCAGAGTGAGATGAGGAagagaattggaagggtaaaagtaTGAAAACTCACAGGCTGagttaaagatatttttataggtaaagcaaaagtcATGCATGcgagcaaagcaaaacaaggaattcactCACTACTTCCCATTGACGGGTGTTcaaccatctccaggaaagcaggattcttcctcctttccctctgcttttattgctgagcacaaTGTCATACAGTATGGGATGTCCCTTTGGTGAATTTGGGTcaactgtcctggctgtgtcccctcccagtctCCTGTCCACGCCAGCCCACTCATTGGTGGGGCAGCAGAGaaggccttgatgctgtgtaagcactgctcatgACACCTAACACATCCCTGGGATACCAACACTGTTTTGGTCACAAGTCCAAACCACATCACCATATGAGCTGCTATCAAGAAAATTTACTCCATCCCAGGCAAACCAGTACAACCATGTTAGAGTCTGGTTCTCTTTAGCAACACAGTCCCTAAACAATGACTAGACAGGACACTTAAACTTTGACAGTGTTGCTTAGCCTTTGTCAGATCAACAGGGTAGACAGGGCCTGTGTTTTTCAGGTGGGAACTGGGTTGAATATTCTCAAAGAAAAGAATTACCAGTTTGTTACAAGAGAAAGTTTGTACATGTACCTCCCCAGGGGGTTCCACGATTGAAAGAATCTCAGCTGTACTACAAAGACAGGCACATAAAAGCAAGTCCTGGCTGCAGTTCTCTGTTTCTAATAGGCTaaaaaagtgtttgaaaaagTAACATACGGAGCCCCCCTATATTTCAATGGGGAAGAGTGAAATTACTCAAGTGCTTTTGATTACATTGGTCACCATCTGATTAACTTAAATCAGAATGATAACTGTTATCTTGTGTTTataaggaagaggaaaaaacacttAGTTCACCTGTGTACTAAGGCTGTGTATGACTGAGGTCTGTATGTTTCAGTTGCTGTGCTTTTAAATTATGTTGTAATCGATACATGTTAACTTATATGTTGGAAAAATTTTAGATGGCCACCTGTAAATTGTGATGggtctaaaacatttttctttagaagaTAAGGCAGGTAATAGCAGAAAGAATAGTATTATGCCTATTGACAGACAAGTAAACTCTCTCTTCAGGATTGACCTCACAGGAGTTGCGACTACTAGTAATGCTGATGTCAGTAGTGCAGACTTGAAGCAAAAAGAAGATGACAGCAGCTTCTCACTGATAACGTGGAACATTGATGGGCTGGATGTAGGAAATCTAAAAGAAAGAGCTAGAGGAATCTGTTCTTACCTGGCATTGTAAGTGTAGCTTCATCTTTGTATTGTTGTGTACTGagctttaaaggaaaaagcatcTTGTTTTAGTTATTTACAAGTCTTCATGCCCAAATTATCTTAACATTAGATGCAACAACACAATCACTTTATAAATCCTAAATAGCTGGATAAAAGTTGATATACTGGTTGGAAGAGGTGTGAACCTGTGCAGCATCCTGAAGGTTAAATACTTTGTGCATGCTAGtgtaaaaagcttttttgtCTCATTCCAGTAATATAAGTAACTCCACACTAGAGCAAACTgtttgaaacaacaaaaaaggttaGTTTTTagtgaaatgtgaaaaattGCAGTCTTCCCATTACTGTTGCTTGTctatcaaaaaagaaaatgtgcaaggcaagagaaaagccATAGAATGTGTGATTACCTGTTATAGCTTCACCAGTGGTAGTCTTCTATGAATATATTTATGAGCAATTTAACAATTACATAAATTGATTTTCCTTAATACAGTAACAgtgtaaattaaattatttaaactaGTGATAATTTAAGTTcttaaaacagcagaaatgccATGACTAAATCACTTTTCACTTGATTTTGTTAATCTGGGGtgacaatatttttcttctgtaaataaGACCTTAGGTTTGTCCTTCACCTGCTTAGAGGAGGGTTATTCAGTGGTGTAGCAGAAATAGGGACAGCTGTAAAGTCATTTCTAAATCAGTATTTTCAGGACTACTGCCCCACGTGAACTGTTACTGATTGCATAgctttaagaaataaagaagcttGGTATTGATGAGACTGGAGAAAATTAACGGCAGATTACCTGGGAGGATTTCTTGTAAGGGAATGAGATGGTGGTTGGAATCTTCTGAAGAACTTGGATGTTGCAGAACATGTTCCAAAGCTGCATAAGTTGAATTCGTCATGTATGTGGTATATGAAACCTGTGCAAATGTTCGCAAGATCAAGGTACAAGGAAGTAATGCATTTTACTACCTTGTCAGGTCCGTCTCCATAATAGTAATTGTTTCCTCCTTTATGGCACTGTGTCTATATGCAGCTAAATATGATGGTAGGaggttaaaaaataacaaaaacccaacaaacaaacccaaaccaacaaacaaaaaaacctgacagATTTTTACAATATCTAGGAATACGAGGGCAAGGTGCACCTGAAATCCCTGATCCTCTTCCATTTGGCCCCAGACTGTAGtggttaatttaaaatattttcttgccaATTTCAGATATAGTCCAGATGTTGTGTTTTTACAAGAGGTCATCCAACCACATCTCCGTCTTCTAGAGATGAGAGCGAGCAGCTACACTGTTATTCCAGGTAAGAAATAACCCTCAGTTTCTAAAGACAGAAATCGGAAAGAGTAAGTTGGGTTTTATTCTGTCTCTCCTACCTAAATCTCTGACCATTTGTAGGAATGAAAAgaggagagtgaagaagaaagcacttaaattattttctgtgttttgataTCAGGATATAGACTGATGCAAATTATGCATGTGAAAAGCTTGCTTGCCTGGTggtttcttttgtatttttttctgcattttgaaagaCTGACAGCAAGGGTGGCCAAAGAAGTGCCACAGAGAAGTCATTtcttaatatttgcttttaaaa containing:
- the TDP2 gene encoding tyrosyl-DNA phosphodiesterase 2 isoform X2, coding for MEAVAMGRREEDKEGRCPQAGREPPLPAEKAKEENELHLAKRRKVLCSEFAAITSSDAAVARSFLADNDWHLQRALNAYFEPPLEEEKEEDVDVEKAAAGGVQPACPGPGSWIDLTGVATTSNADVSSADLKQKEDDSSFSLITWNIDGLDVGNLKERARGICSYLALYSPDVVFLQEVIQPHLRLLEMRASSYTVIPGNIDGYFTVIMLKKSRVKILKYEIIPFPSTSMMRNLLVVHVSISGNELCLMTSHLESTKDHSKERMKQLKIVLNKMQKESESTTVIFGGDTNLRDSEVAKLGSLPNNIMDIWEFLGKPQHCRYTWDTYSNTNLNAEYKCKLRFDRIYFRPAADGGHIIPRSMDLIGLEKLDCGRFPSDHWGLLCKFDVIL